The region GCAGATGGATATCGTGATCGCGGCATGGCGGCCTATGCCGAACTGCAGAATGCCGAATTTGATGCCGAAGATCGCGGCTACACAGCCCATCGTCACCAGCGTGAAGTCGGGGCCGGATGGTTTGATGCGATTTCCGTTGCGGTAAAGGGCGGGACCTCGTCCACCACGGCACTGAAGGACAGCACCGAAGATGCACAGTTTGTCAATGCAACCAAAAACAGGCCCGCGGCTGAATAGCTTCCGACCGGGCAATATCTCAACGGAGAAACATGATGAACATATCAGATCAGGACCAGATAACGAAATCACCATGCCTGATGATGCAGGGTGAAACTGATGCGGCCGCAGACCGGGTGACGATCATCGCCCCCAGCTATTATCAGGCGGCGCTGGAATTCCATCGGCGGCGGATGGCTGAAAAAGGCTACCGTCTGGCCTACCGCATTGAAAAGCAGCAGCTCTTTGTCACCGATGGTACGGCGCTGACCCCGCTTTTTGATGGCAGGACAATGTATCTGGCAAATTTTATCCGCCATGAGGAGGCCTGACAGATTAGCCATGCCGGGTCCATGACCAGGTGGATCGATCCGATCAGCAGTATCTGATGCGGGGCAGCGACTTCATCGCTGCCTCGTTTTATTTACGGTCAGGAGTGATTACTGCCTTTCGGCAAATGGAAAAGTCTATTTGAGGCGGATGATCACGTCGACCCGCTCAATCTGCTGGCCGACAGGAGCACCGGGGATTTTCTTGAACGAGATTGCATCGCCGGGAATATCGATGAGGGTATTGGCTTCCGGATCAAAGAAATGATGGTGATGATCACGGTTGCTGTCAAAATAGGTGACGCCGTCATCCAGTTTGATATCCCGCAAGAGGCCGACTTCAGCAAACTGATTGAGGGTGTTGTAGATAGTGGCAAGAGACATGTTTTCTCCCTTTGCCGCCACTTCACACCTGAGCTGTTCCGCCGTCACATGGCGATGCCCGTTGTCAAAAAGAAGTTCGGAAAGAACCACACGCTGTCGTGTTGGCCTCAAATTATGCGCACGAAGCAGATCGGTGTAAAACTGTATGTTCATGCAATATCTCTATTCCATATATTTATAAATATACGTTGAAGTAACCACGTTGTAAAGCCGCAAGCCATTGCTGGCCGTGCAAAGTAATAGCAATTCCTTGTCAGTCTGCTATGGTCAGATGAAACAGTAATCGGACAGATACATGACAGGTTTCACAAAAAAGAACAGCTACAGTTACGATGATCTGATTTCCTGCGCCAAAGGGGAGATGTTCGGCCCGGGAAATCCGCAATTGCCGATGCCGCCGATGCTGATGATGGATCGTATCACCACCATCAACGATACCGGCGGCAGCGACGGCAAGGGCGAGATTATTGCCGAATTCGATATCACCCCCGATAAATGGTTTTTTGACTGTCACTTCATCGGCGATCCGGTCATGCCGGGATGCCTTGGCATGGATGGTCTTTGGCAACTGGTCGGGTTTTATCTTGGCTGGGCTGGCGGCACAGGGCGTGGCCGTGCCCTTTCGGTCGGCGGGGTTAAATTCACCGGCCAGGTCCAGCCTTCAGCCTCGCTGGTTACGTTCAAGATTGATATCAAGCGGCTGATCATGCGCAAACTGATCATGGGCATTGCCGATGGCTCGGTGCTTTGCGATGGTGAAACCGTCTTCGAGGCAACAGACATCAGGGTAGGCCTTTTCAAGGACGACGCCTGAACAATCTTTGGGGTCAATCATATCTACCCATTTCAGAGGGAGGCAAACATGCGACGCGTCGCCATTACCGGAATAGGGATCACGTCATCTATCGGCAATTCCGCAGCTGAAGTCACAGCATCACTGCGTACGGGCAAATCAGGGATTGTCTTTGCCCCGGATTACGCCGAACTGGGTTTCCGCTCCCAGGTCCATGGCACCGTCAAGATGGATGTGGCGGACCATGTTGATCGCAAGAGGCTTCGCTTCATGGGGGAGGGCGCGGCCTATGCCGTGATCGCCATGGAACAGGCGATTGCCGATTCCGGCCTCACCCCGGCGGAAGTCTCAAACCCGAGGACAGGGCTGATCGCCGGCTCCGGCGGCCCGTCCACCGCCAATATGCTCACCGCCTTTGATACAACGCGGGAAAAGGGCCCGAAACGGGTTGGCCCATACATGGTGCCACGCTGCATGTCATCAACCGTATCCGCCTGCATCGCCACTTTCTTTGAAATCAAGGGGATGAATTTTTCCATTTCATCGGCCTGTTCAACCAGCGCGCATTGTATTTCGAGCGGCGCGGATGCCATCCGCTTTGGCCAGCAGGATATTGTCTTTGCCGGGGGCGGCGAAGAATTGCACTGGACTCTTTCCGTCCTCTTTGATGCCATGGGGGCCATGTCCTCGCAATATAATGACACACCGGAAAAAGCCTCCCGGCCCTATGATGCCAATCGCGACGGGTTCGTGATTGCCGGCGGCGGCGGCATGGTGGTGCTTGAAGATATGGAGCGTGCCAAGGCCCGAGGTGCCAAGATCTACGCTGAAATCGTCGGCTATGGCGCCAATTCGGATGGTCATGACATGGTCGCCCCTTCCGGGGAGGGCGCGGTGCGTTGCATGGAACTGGCGCTGGCCGGTTTCAATGGCAATGGCCTTGATGCACCGGTGGATTACATCAACGCCCACGGAACCTCGACTCCGGTTGGCGATATAAAGGAGCTTGAAGCTGTCCGGGAAGTGTTCGGCAAGCGCGGATATCTGCCGCATGTTGCCTCAACCAAATCCCTGACCGGCCACTCCCTCGGCGCGACCGGGGTGCAGGAGGCGATCTATACCCTGCTGATGATGCAGGAGGGCTTCATTGCAGGCAGCGCCAATATCGACAATCCTGATCCGGGTATTGGCGATATCCCCATCCCTTCCAAAAGCATGGATAAGGATATCACCCTCGCGCTGAGCAACTCGTTCGGCTTCGGGGGCACCAACGCAACTCTTGCCCTGATGAAGGTGGCGGAATGAGCGGGATTCTTGCCGGAAAGAAAGGCCTTATCATGGGCGTGGCCAACGACCGGTCCATCGCCTGGGGAATTGCCAAAGCCGCCGCCGCTCAAGGCGCGGAACTTGCCTTCACCTATCAGAACGAGACGCTGGCAAAACGCGTGCTTCCGCTGGCGGAAAGTGTCGGCAGCAACCGGACAATCATCTGCGATGTAGCCGAAGACGGGGCCGCGGCGGCGGCCATTGACACGCTGAAGGAACACTGGAGCGAGATTGATTTTGTCGTCCATGCGCTGGCTTTTGCTGACAAGGCCGCGCTTCAGGGCGCGTATATGGAGGTTGAGCGTGAGGCCTTTATTTCCTCGATGCTGATATCCGCCTTTTCCTTCACGGAGATTGCCAAGGCCGTGCGTCCGATGATGAAAAATGGCGGGGCACTGGTGACGCTGACCTATCTCGGCGCCCAGCGCATCACCCCGAATTACAATGTCATGGGCGTGGCCAAAGCCGCCCTTGAAGCATCGGTACGATATCTTGCCGTGGATCTTGGCGGCGAAAATATCCGTGTCAACGCGCTGTCGGCAGGGCCGGTCAAGACACTGGCCGGGGCTGCCATCGGCGGGGCCCGCCACGTCTTCCGTCATGCCGAGCATCACGCCCCGCTTGGCCGCAACCCGGATATGGATGAGGTTGGCCGCGCCGGTGTCTATCTTGTCTCGCCTCTTTCATCCGGAGTGACCGGGGAAATCCACTACGTTGATGGCGGCTATCACCATATCGGCGTGCCGAGGGACGAATAGAACAAAAAACGGGGCCTCAAGGACCCCGTTTTTCTTGTCATGTTATCGATAATCGAGCTGATAGCCGGGCTCAGGCCTCAAGGTCAGCGCCGGTCTCCTGATCAACACGCTTCATGGAAAGCTTGATCTTGCCACGATCGTCAAAGCCGATCACCTTGACCTTGACCTCATCGCCTTCCTTGACGATATCGGTGGTCTTTTCGGTCCGGCCTTCCTGCAACTCGGAAATATGGACCAGCCCGTCGCGTGCACCCATGAAATTCACGAACGCACCAAAATCGACGGTCTTGACGACCTTGCCGGTATAGATGTGGTGAAGTTCAGGCTCAGCGATAATATCATGGATCCGCTTATAGGCAGCTTCGCCGGAAGCTGTGTCGGATGCCGCGATCTTGACGGTGCCGTCATCCTCGATATCAATCTTTGCCCCGGTGGTCTCGCAAATTTCACGAATGATCTTGCCGCCCGGGCCGATGATGTCGCGGATCTTGTCCACCGGAACCGTCATGGTGGTGATCTTCGGGGCGGTATCCGCCAGCACTTCGCGTGCCGTGGAAAGCGCCTTTTCCATCTCACCAAGGATGTGGATGCGGCCGTGTTTGGCCTGCTCCAGCGCCTGATCCATGATTTCACGGGTGATGGACGTGATCTTGATATCCATCTGCAGGGACGTGATCCCCTCCGCTGTTCCGGCCACCTTGAAATCCATATCCCCGAGATGATCTTCATCGCCAAGAATATCGGAAAGAACGGCGAAATCATCGCCTTCCTTGATCAGACCCATGGCAATACCGGCAACAGGCCGTGCCAGCGGTACCCCGGCATCCATCATCGCAAGAGACGTTCCGCAGACGGTTGCCATTGAAGATGAGCCGTTGGACTCGGTGATTTCAGAAACCACCCGAACCGTGTAGGGGAATTCTTCCTTGGACGGACGGATCGGGTTGATTGCCCTCCAGGCCAGTTTGCCATGGCCGATTTCCCGGCGCCCGGGTGAACCGACACGTCCGGCTTCCCCCACCGAATAGGGCGGGAAGTTGTAATGCAGCATGAACGGGTTGCGATATTCGCCCTCAAGCGCATCGATAATCTGCTCATCCTGACCCGTACCGAGAGTAGCGACAACAAGTGCCTGGGTTTCGCCGCGGGTGAAAAGGGCTGAGCCATGGGTGCGGGGCAGCACGCCGACTTCGGCCACAATCGGCCGCACGGTTTTGGTATCGCGCCCATCGATGCGGGTACCTGTCTTCAGAATCGCACCGCGAACGATATCAGCTTCAAGGGACTTGAAAAGACCGCCGGCAAGCACCGGATCCGTCTCTTCATCAAGTTCTGCCATGGCCGCTGTCTTGACTTCAGCAACCGCCGCCTGACGGCTGGTCTTGTCAGCGATGCTGTAGGCTTTTTCAAGATCAGCGCTGAACCCGGCAAGTGTCTTGCTGATGGTCTCGGCTTCAGCTGGTTCTTCGGGCAGGGGCCGCGGGTCCTTGGCGGCAACCTCGGCCAGTTCGATAATGCCGTTGATGACAGCCTGCATTTGCTCATGACCGTAATTGACAGCACCAAGCATGTCGGCTTCAGTCAGTTCCTGGGCTTCGGATTCCACCATCAGCACGCCTTCGCGTGTGCCGGCAACAACCAGATCAAGGGTGCTTTCCTTCATTTCCTCAAAAGTCGGGTTCAGCACATAAGCACCGTCGATCATGCCGACGCGCGCCGCCCCGATCGGACCAAAGAAAGGAATACCGGAAATGGTCAGCGCGGCTGATGCACCAACCAAGGCAACGATGCCGGGATCATTCTGCATGTCATGCGACAGCACCGTGCAGATCACCTGGGTTTCGCATTTGAAGGATTTCGGGAAAAGCGGACGGATAGGCCGGTCGATCAGCCGGGAAACCAGCGTTTCGTTTTCGCTCGGACGACCTTCACGCTTGAAAAATCCACCGGGGATCTTGCCCGCGGCGAATGTTTTTTCCTGATAATTGACGGTCAGTGGAAAGAAATCCTGACCAGGCTTTGCCGTGGCGGCAGCCACAGCCGTACACAGAACAGTGGTTTCACCCATGGTGGCCAGAATGGCGCCATCGGCCTGGCGGGCAATACGCCCGGTTTCAAGGGTCAGTTTCTTGCCGCACCAGTCGATTTCTTTTTTGTATATTTGAAACATATGTCTCATTTCTCCTACATACCGCCGCAGCACCATTGCCGAAGCGGTGGCCCGTATCTGCGGGCGTTTGCATCATCTTGTGGGGAGAGATTGGCCTCAGGCCGTACTGGAGTAACACAAACCCCGGGTCATTCCCGGGTCAATACCGGCATATCCGGCATCCCTTCACATTTTCCCATCAAGATTGGTTCAACTCATAGGAGTGATACGGCCAATTGTCAAGAACGTTCCGCCATTGACAGCAATAGCACCTTGAGATGGAAGCCGGAAAGATGGGAAAGAAAAGCCAGCCTGCCGGCTGGCTTTCCGGAAATATCGCAACACTCAGCGGCGGAGGCCGAGTTTGCTGATCAGGTCCTTATACGCCGCTTCGTTGCCACGCTTGATGTAGTCAAGCAGATGGCGACGCTTGCCGACCATGGTCAAGAGGCCGCGGCGTGATCCGAAATCCTTCTTGTGTGTCTTCATATGTTCGGTCAGATTGACAATCCGTTCGGTCAGGATCGCAACCTGCACGGCGGCACTGCCGCTGTCTTTGTCGTTGGCGCCAAACTCGGCAATCAGTTCGGCCTTACGCTCGTTGGTAATCGACATCTTGGTCTCCTTTCACATATCAGGGAAGATTGAAGACCCGAGAAGGTGATGCCGTGCCGCCCGATATGCTGATGATGGCGACAAGTGTACCATCGCAAAGGGCAAGAGCCGTGACATCGTCCTCAAGAGGACCGGTTTCCGTCATTGAGGTGCCGGAGACCGCAATCTTCTGGCCGCAACGCAGCCGGTGGGCATCATTTTCGGAAATGGCAAACGCCGGGATGTCGGCCAGCGCTGTCAAAACCGGATGCAAAGCTTCAAAAGCATCGGCACTATTGTCGATTTGATCAAAAAAATCCAGTGAAATCGACCTGGCTTCGGAAAAAGGTCCAACCCGGGTACGTCTGAGCGCTATCACATGGCCTTCGGTGCCAAGGTCCCGGGCAAGATCCCGGGCCAGCGCACGGATATATGCCCCTTTTCCCGTAGTGACACGAAAACTGGCTTCATCCTTGGTGGCCTCAATCATTACCAGCTCATGGATATCTACCTTGCGCGGGCTGAGATTGACCTCAATATCGGCGCGGGCCAGATCATACGCCCTCCGGCCATCTTTCTTGATCGCCGAATACCGCGGCGGCACCTGATCGATCCGGCCGGAGAAGCGCGGCAGGGCTTCCCGGATAGCCACTTCATCCGGGCGTGTCTCCGAACGTGCAATCACCTCACCTTCGCGATCATCGGTATCCGTCGCTTCGCCCCATTTTACCGTGAAGAGATAATCCTTGGTGGCGTCCATGACATAGGGGATCGTCTTGGTGGCCTCACCAAGAGCAATGGGCAGAATGCCTGTTGCCAGCGGATCAAGCGTGCCAGCATGGCCGGCCTTGGCGGCGTTGAAGGCCCGGCGAATGATATTGACCGCTTTTGTCGAGGGAACCGTCAACCCCTTGTCGAGAATGACCCAGCCATTTACAGCCTCTCTTGTGGAAGCGCGGCGGGGGTTAGGATTCGCGGTCGAGGGCATTGCTGTTCTCGCCAATCAGCGCACTGATCCGGCTTGCCGTATCAAAACTGCTATCGAGGATGAAGCGAAGCTTCGGCGTGCGGCGGATGGTCAGGCGACGGGACAGTTCATGCTGGATCGTTTTCGAAATCCGGCCAAGGGCGTCGATAACGCCATCGGGATCAACCCCGCCGAGCGGCATCACATACACCCTTGCATTGGCAAAATCCGGGCTGATCGAGACCTCCGATACGGTCACCGAAACACCTTCGAGCTCCGGCTCATAAAAGGGATGGCGAAGAAGAATATCCGAAATGAGATGCCGGATTTCTTCCCCCACCTTGAGCTGGCGCTGTGATTTATCACCGCCCTGGCGGTCGTTTCTGCTGTTTCGGTCACCCATGACACTATCCGAAAGCGGATTACCCCCTGGCTTTAATCCAGGCTCCGCGCAACTTCGTGAACTTCAAAGCATTCGACCATGTCGCCTTGCTGCAAATCACCGTAATTTTCAAAGGCCATGCCACATTCCTGACCTTCGCGCACTTCCTTGACCTCATCCTTGAACCGCTTGAGTGTCTTGAGCGAACCTTCATGGATCACGACATTATCTCGCAGAAGGCGAACACTGCACCCACGCTTGATGACGCCTTCGGTGACAAAACAGCCCCCGATCTTGCCAACTTTGGTGATATTGAACACCTCGCGGATTTCAGCATAGCCGATGAATTCTTCCTTGGTATCAGGCTCCAGAAGGCCTGTCATCGCGACCTTGATCTCATCGATCAATTCATAAATGATCGAATGATAGCGAATTTCGACCCCGTCTCGACGGGCCTGATCCCGTGCCTGCGGATTAGCCCGGACATTAAAGGCGATAATCAGCGCCGACGAAGCCGCTGCCAGGCTGACATCCGATTCGCTGATGGCACCGACACCGGTGGACAGCATACGGACCTTGACCTGTTCCGTCGCCAGTTTTTCAATGGCAACACGGATCGCTTCAAGAGAGCCATGCACATCGGTCTTGATGACAACCGGCAGTTCCTGCGCTTCGCCTGCAGCAATGGCGGAAAGCATCTGTTCCACCGATCCGCGGGCGCCGATGGCGGCATCCTTGGTGCGAATTACACGCTGGCGATATTCCGCAACTTCACGGGCCCGGGCCTCACTTTCAACAACGGTGAGGATATCACCGGCCATGGGCGTGCCATTAAGGCCGAGCACTTCAACCGCATCTCCGGGGCGGGCTTCCCTGACCTGACGGCCGCGGTCATCATTAAGGGCACGCACACGGCCTGTTTCCGCACCAACCACGAAAATGTCGCCGACCTTGAGCATGCCGCGTGTCACCAGAAGCGATGCCACCGAACCCCGGCCGCGCTCCACCTTGGCTTCGATCACGGCCCCTTCGGCGGCGCGATCAGGATTGGCCTTAAGCTCAAGCAGTTCCGCCTGAAGCATAATCGCTTCTTCCAGTTTGTCGAGGCCCATTCTGGTATGGGCAGAAACCTCAACACTCAGCACATCACCGCCGAATTCCTCGGTAATGATCTCATGGCTGAGGAGTTCGTTGCGCACACGCTGCGGGTCCGCTTCGGGTTTGTCGCATTTGTTGATTGCGATGATCACCGGACATTCGGCTGCCCGCGCGTGATTGATGGCCTCGATGGTCTGCTGCATGACGCCGTCATCCGCCGCCACGACCAGCACCACGATATCGGTGATATTGGCCCCCCGCATCCGCATTTCGGTGAACGCTTCATGGCCGGGTGTATCGATGAACGTGATCGTGTTGCCGCTTGCGGTGCTGACCTGATAGGCGCCAATATGCTGGGTGATCCCGCCGGATTCGCCAGCTGCCACATCGGTCTGCCGGATCGCGTCGAGAATGGACGTCTTGCCATGATCAACATGCCCCATGACCGTGACAACCGGCGGCCGTGGCTTCAGGGTTGCCGGATCATCTTCCTCGCCATCGCTGGTAATGTCGACATCGGCTTCCGAAACACGGTTTGGTTTGTGGCCAAGTTCAACGACGATGAGTTCAGCCGTCTCGGCATCGATTGTCTGGGTCACGGTTGCCATGATCCCGAGTTTCATCAACTCCTTGATCACATCGGCGGCGCGTTCCGCCATCCGGTTGGACAACTCCTGCACCGTGATGGCTTCCGGAATGGTAACATCACGGACCTGTTTGACCTTTGGCTGTGCTTCCATTGAGCGCATCCGGGCCTTTTCGCGCTCACGCGCCCGCCGCACCGAGGCAAGTGAACGCTGACGCGTGCTCTCCCCGCCATCCAGTGCTTCGGTGATGGTGATCTTGCCGCGACGTCGCTGATCCTGCTCGCCGCGCCGCACATTGGTCTTCTTCGGCTGATCCGGCACCTCACGTTTGCGGCTGCCTGGACGTCCGGGCGATGAAACCACCTCCGGGAAGGAAGAGGGTTGATCTGATTGCAATGCGGCCTTCTCACGCCGGGCCTGCTCTTCGGCATGACGGCGGGAGGTTTCCTCACGGCGGGATTCTTCCTCTGCTGCAACGCGGCGCATTTCCGCAAGTTCGCGCTCACGGCGGGACTCGGCTGATACCGGTGCCTTGTCTTCAGGGGCTGTGTCTTCCTGCTTTACCGATGGGGCGGGCGGAACCTCGGCCTGCCGCTTCATCCCTTCCTGCAAGGCGCGATTGCGCGCCGCGCGCTCGGCTTCGGTGAGATTGTCGGCAGCATCTGCACCTCCCACAGGTGACTTGCGGGATGGCGCCGGGCGAACCCCGGGCTGCCGCTTGCGCACGACTTCCACCTGAACGGGCCTTGATGATGCCCGGCCCGGCTGGCCTCGTGGCGCCACCGGAGCGCCGCCATCGGTGACCCCGCCAAGGGTGAGCTTGCCGCTTCCCAGGCTCAGCGTTTTCTTTTTGTCAGCCTCTTTGCTCATCCTGTACCCTTTCGGCCACACCCTTTGGCTCAGCACGACGATCAATTGCGATCATCATATTCAAGCCATGGTTTACAATGCCCAGGCATGTAAATGCAACCCATTGCACCATTATGCCCTCAATCTTCGTTCATATTCTGCCGGAATCCGGCAAGTTGACGGCATGCCGCCGCAATACGTTCCGCCTGCCCATGGGGCTGATTCCCCACCGCAACAAAAGCGATCGAATCCCGCCCGAATATTGACCCCAGCTCTTCGCCGGAAAAAAAATCAACCTGCCAGTCATGCGGCACATCTCCCGCAAGCGCCCTCGCTTCACGGCCGGAAGCATCGGTTGCAACAAGAAGGCCCCTCACCGCACCTGCCGCCCTGATCTTGCCGCCGCCGCCAACAACAAGGCCGCTGCGCCGTCCTATGGACAAAAGCTCAAGGCAACGCTGCAAGAGAAGCTTTTCAACCAGATCCGAAAGATCCGCAACCTCTGCTTTCGTATCCAGCGCCCGCGCCAGCAGCCCCTTTGTCTGGGCCTGCTTGATACACGATGCCGAGGCAGTCACCCAGGCCCCGCGCCCGGGCAGTTTTGCCGCCACGTCAGGAATGGCCCTGCCATCAGGCCCGGACACGAAGCGGATCATCTGATCCGGTTCTAGTCGTGCGCCGGTAACGACGCATTTCCTTTCTTGGGCATGTCTCTTCA is a window of Alphaproteobacteria bacterium LSUCC0684 DNA encoding:
- a CDS encoding DUF448 domain-containing protein, encoding MSGPDGRAIPDVAAKLPGRGAWVTASASCIKQAQTKGLLARALDTKAEVADLSDLVEKLLLQRCLELLSIGRRSGLVVGGGGKIRAAGAVRGLLVATDASGREARALAGDVPHDWQVDFFSGEELGSIFGRDSIAFVAVGNQPHGQAERIAAACRQLAGFRQNMNED
- the fabA gene encoding 3-hydroxyacyl-[acyl-carrier-protein] dehydratase FabA, encoding MTGFTKKNSYSYDDLISCAKGEMFGPGNPQLPMPPMLMMDRITTINDTGGSDGKGEIIAEFDITPDKWFFDCHFIGDPVMPGCLGMDGLWQLVGFYLGWAGGTGRGRALSVGGVKFTGQVQPSASLVTFKIDIKRLIMRKLIMGIADGSVLCDGETVFEATDIRVGLFKDDA
- the fabB gene encoding beta-ketoacyl-ACP synthase I, which codes for MRRVAITGIGITSSIGNSAAEVTASLRTGKSGIVFAPDYAELGFRSQVHGTVKMDVADHVDRKRLRFMGEGAAYAVIAMEQAIADSGLTPAEVSNPRTGLIAGSGGPSTANMLTAFDTTREKGPKRVGPYMVPRCMSSTVSACIATFFEIKGMNFSISSACSTSAHCISSGADAIRFGQQDIVFAGGGEELHWTLSVLFDAMGAMSSQYNDTPEKASRPYDANRDGFVIAGGGGMVVLEDMERAKARGAKIYAEIVGYGANSDGHDMVAPSGEGAVRCMELALAGFNGNGLDAPVDYINAHGTSTPVGDIKELEAVREVFGKRGYLPHVASTKSLTGHSLGATGVQEAIYTLLMMQEGFIAGSANIDNPDPGIGDIPIPSKSMDKDITLALSNSFGFGGTNATLALMKVAE
- the truB gene encoding tRNA pseudouridine(55) synthase TruB; this encodes MPSTANPNPRRASTREAVNGWVILDKGLTVPSTKAVNIIRRAFNAAKAGHAGTLDPLATGILPIALGEATKTIPYVMDATKDYLFTVKWGEATDTDDREGEVIARSETRPDEVAIREALPRFSGRIDQVPPRYSAIKKDGRRAYDLARADIEVNLSPRKVDIHELVMIEATKDEASFRVTTGKGAYIRALARDLARDLGTEGHVIALRRTRVGPFSEARSISLDFFDQIDNSADAFEALHPVLTALADIPAFAISENDAHRLRCGQKIAVSGTSMTETGPLEDDVTALALCDGTLVAIISISGGTASPSRVFNLP
- the infB gene encoding translation initiation factor IF-2, with translation MSKEADKKKTLSLGSGKLTLGGVTDGGAPVAPRGQPGRASSRPVQVEVVRKRQPGVRPAPSRKSPVGGADAADNLTEAERAARNRALQEGMKRQAEVPPAPSVKQEDTAPEDKAPVSAESRRERELAEMRRVAAEEESRREETSRRHAEEQARREKAALQSDQPSSFPEVVSSPGRPGSRKREVPDQPKKTNVRRGEQDQRRRGKITITEALDGGESTRQRSLASVRRAREREKARMRSMEAQPKVKQVRDVTIPEAITVQELSNRMAERAADVIKELMKLGIMATVTQTIDAETAELIVVELGHKPNRVSEADVDITSDGEEDDPATLKPRPPVVTVMGHVDHGKTSILDAIRQTDVAAGESGGITQHIGAYQVSTASGNTITFIDTPGHEAFTEMRMRGANITDIVVLVVAADDGVMQQTIEAINHARAAECPVIIAINKCDKPEADPQRVRNELLSHEIITEEFGGDVLSVEVSAHTRMGLDKLEEAIMLQAELLELKANPDRAAEGAVIEAKVERGRGSVASLLVTRGMLKVGDIFVVGAETGRVRALNDDRGRQVREARPGDAVEVLGLNGTPMAGDILTVVESEARAREVAEYRQRVIRTKDAAIGARGSVEQMLSAIAAGEAQELPVVIKTDVHGSLEAIRVAIEKLATEQVKVRMLSTGVGAISESDVSLAAASSALIIAFNVRANPQARDQARRDGVEIRYHSIIYELIDEIKVAMTGLLEPDTKEEFIGYAEIREVFNITKVGKIGGCFVTEGVIKRGCSVRLLRDNVVIHEGSLKTLKRFKDEVKEVREGQECGMAFENYGDLQQGDMVECFEVHEVARSLD
- a CDS encoding enoyl-ACP reductase is translated as MSGILAGKKGLIMGVANDRSIAWGIAKAAAAQGAELAFTYQNETLAKRVLPLAESVGSNRTIICDVAEDGAAAAAIDTLKEHWSEIDFVVHALAFADKAALQGAYMEVEREAFISSMLISAFSFTEIAKAVRPMMKNGGALVTLTYLGAQRITPNYNVMGVAKAALEASVRYLAVDLGGENIRVNALSAGPVKTLAGAAIGGARHVFRHAEHHAPLGRNPDMDEVGRAGVYLVSPLSSGVTGEIHYVDGGYHHIGVPRDE
- the rbfA gene encoding 30S ribosome-binding factor RbfA encodes the protein MGDRNSRNDRQGGDKSQRQLKVGEEIRHLISDILLRHPFYEPELEGVSVTVSEVSISPDFANARVYVMPLGGVDPDGVIDALGRISKTIQHELSRRLTIRRTPKLRFILDSSFDTASRISALIGENSNALDRES
- the irrA gene encoding iron response transcriptional regulator IrrA; the protein is MNIQFYTDLLRAHNLRPTRQRVVLSELLFDNGHRHVTAEQLRCEVAAKGENMSLATIYNTLNQFAEVGLLRDIKLDDGVTYFDSNRDHHHHFFDPEANTLIDIPGDAISFKKIPGAPVGQQIERVDVIIRLK
- the rpsO gene encoding 30S ribosomal protein S15 — protein: MSITNERKAELIAEFGANDKDSGSAAVQVAILTERIVNLTEHMKTHKKDFGSRRGLLTMVGKRRHLLDYIKRGNEAAYKDLISKLGLRR
- the pnp gene encoding polyribonucleotide nucleotidyltransferase, coding for MFQIYKKEIDWCGKKLTLETGRIARQADGAILATMGETTVLCTAVAAATAKPGQDFFPLTVNYQEKTFAAGKIPGGFFKREGRPSENETLVSRLIDRPIRPLFPKSFKCETQVICTVLSHDMQNDPGIVALVGASAALTISGIPFFGPIGAARVGMIDGAYVLNPTFEEMKESTLDLVVAGTREGVLMVESEAQELTEADMLGAVNYGHEQMQAVINGIIELAEVAAKDPRPLPEEPAEAETISKTLAGFSADLEKAYSIADKTSRQAAVAEVKTAAMAELDEETDPVLAGGLFKSLEADIVRGAILKTGTRIDGRDTKTVRPIVAEVGVLPRTHGSALFTRGETQALVVATLGTGQDEQIIDALEGEYRNPFMLHYNFPPYSVGEAGRVGSPGRREIGHGKLAWRAINPIRPSKEEFPYTVRVVSEITESNGSSSMATVCGTSLAMMDAGVPLARPVAGIAMGLIKEGDDFAVLSDILGDEDHLGDMDFKVAGTAEGITSLQMDIKITSITREIMDQALEQAKHGRIHILGEMEKALSTAREVLADTAPKITTMTVPVDKIRDIIGPGGKIIREICETTGAKIDIEDDGTVKIAASDTASGEAAYKRIHDIIAEPELHHIYTGKVVKTVDFGAFVNFMGARDGLVHISELQEGRTEKTTDIVKEGDEVKVKVIGFDDRGKIKLSMKRVDQETGADLEA